One genomic region from Anabaena sp. PCC 7108 encodes:
- a CDS encoding FAD-dependent oxidoreductase, producing MNDAHEIVDVITTDCCIVGGGPAGAVLSLLLARQGISVMLLEAHKDFDRDFRGDTIHPSVMQIIEELGLSDRILQLPHTKMHRLQIQTPQDTVTLADFSHLKTRYPYIMMLPQVKFLEFITQEAQKYPNFHLVMGANVQELIAENGVIQGVRYRGQGGWHEVRAILTIGADGRHSRLRQLGGFESIATSSPMDVLWFRLPRQSEEITGGMGRFAAGHIVVMLNRGEEWQIAYVIPKGGYQQLRAAGLEELKKSIVEIVPELNNRIQHLQDWSQVAFLSVESSRVQRWYLPGLLLIGDAAHVMSPVGGVGINYAIQDAVVTANVLSKSLKQRHVEVSDLAQVQQRRELPTRLIQAFQSFIQKQIFTPILTENQTFQPPWLLRLPILRDLPARLIALGVFPVHVQI from the coding sequence ATGAATGATGCTCACGAGATCGTAGACGTAATAACTACAGATTGTTGCATTGTTGGTGGTGGACCTGCGGGGGCTGTACTTTCTCTGCTGTTAGCGCGTCAGGGGATTTCGGTGATGCTGCTGGAAGCACACAAGGATTTTGATCGGGATTTTCGAGGTGATACTATTCACCCTTCGGTAATGCAGATTATAGAAGAGTTGGGTTTGAGCGATCGCATTTTACAACTACCTCACACGAAAATGCACCGCCTTCAGATCCAAACTCCCCAAGATACTGTGACTTTAGCAGATTTTAGCCACCTGAAAACCCGCTACCCTTATATCATGATGCTTCCCCAAGTAAAATTCTTGGAGTTCATCACTCAAGAAGCCCAAAAATATCCCAATTTTCACTTAGTCATGGGTGCAAATGTCCAAGAACTAATTGCAGAAAATGGTGTAATTCAAGGTGTGCGTTATCGTGGACAAGGTGGCTGGCATGAAGTCCGAGCCATACTCACAATTGGTGCAGATGGACGACACTCACGCTTAAGGCAATTAGGCGGCTTTGAGTCAATTGCAACTTCATCACCAATGGATGTGCTTTGGTTTCGTCTTCCCCGTCAGTCAGAAGAAATTACCGGAGGAATGGGGCGCTTTGCTGCTGGTCACATTGTTGTGATGCTCAATCGTGGCGAAGAATGGCAAATTGCCTATGTTATTCCTAAAGGTGGTTATCAACAACTGCGTGCCGCTGGTTTAGAAGAGTTGAAAAAGTCTATTGTGGAAATAGTACCAGAATTAAATAATCGTATCCAGCATTTACAAGATTGGTCACAGGTAGCTTTTCTCTCAGTAGAGTCTAGCCGTGTTCAACGCTGGTATCTTCCCGGACTGCTACTCATCGGTGATGCTGCCCATGTCATGTCCCCTGTAGGTGGTGTGGGGATAAACTACGCAATTCAAGATGCTGTGGTAACGGCAAATGTACTCAGTAAATCACTCAAGCAACGTCATGTAGAAGTCAGCGATTTAGCCCAAGTGCAGCAGCGTCGAGAGTTACCTACACGTCTGATTCAAGCTTTTCAAAGTTTCATTCAAAAACAAATATTTACCCCAATTCTTACGGAAAATCAAACATTCCAACCGCCTTGGCTGCTGCGTTTACCTATCTTACGCGACCTGCCAGCACGGTTAATTGCTCTAGGTGTTTTTCCAGTTCATGTCCAGATTTAA
- the pheT gene encoding phenylalanine--tRNA ligase subunit beta: MRISLNWLRELVEIKLTPEELAETLTMAGFEVEDIEDRRTWANGVVVGKVLERQPHPNADKLSVCTVDIGADETLNIVCGAANVCADIYVPIATTGTYLPNIDLKIKPAKLRGVPSNGMICSLKELGLPTDIDGIHIFTPENLTLGSDVRPLLGLDDVILDVTATANRADALSMVGIAREVAALTGGKLSIPESAKVEIIKGTGNLALKISEPEACPAYIGTVIEQLKIAPSPEWLQQRLRSAGVRPINNVVDITNYVLLERGQPLHAFDQERLKSVAGGEKLTIGVRFADVGETLKTLDGQTRNLSTQNLLITANNKAVALAGVMGGEETEVHEGTQSLILEAALFDSVAIRRSSRSVGLRSEASGRYERGVNRAELEIACHRALSLISELAAGVIVQQEIADSRPESSTWFHSIALRLDRVNDVLGPVDLGEETGELQEKDVEEILTALGCELVNSGERTWKVTVPPYRYRDLEREIDLIEEIARLYGYDKFCDTLPEKTEPGYLSLDQELLRKLRASLRAEGLTELIHYSLVKPGESQQIVLTNPLFAEYSALRTDLISGLIDACQYNVEQGNGVLNGFEIGRIFWREEDGFQETDMLAGIIGGDASLGKWSRGGREQPITWFEAKGILESVFQELRLRVEFQPENRDSRLHPGRTASLWVGGNRLGTFGQVHPQLRKEKGLPEAVYVFQLSLDVLLNELDNDDLLVPKFHSYSTYPVSDRDIAFFAPVKVTVSEIEKVITKAGKGLLDSVELFDEYRGEHVPVGQRSLAFRLVYRASDRTLTDSEVQPVHDKVRSALVEKFGVSLRS; this comes from the coding sequence ATGCGTATTTCTCTAAATTGGCTGCGGGAACTAGTAGAAATAAAACTTACTCCAGAAGAACTAGCCGAAACCTTGACAATGGCAGGGTTTGAAGTTGAAGATATTGAAGACCGTCGGACTTGGGCAAATGGCGTAGTTGTGGGTAAAGTGCTTGAGCGTCAACCTCACCCCAATGCAGATAAACTCAGCGTTTGTACAGTCGATATTGGTGCAGATGAAACTTTAAATATTGTCTGTGGTGCTGCTAATGTCTGTGCAGATATTTATGTCCCCATTGCCACTACAGGGACTTATTTACCCAATATCGATTTAAAAATTAAACCAGCCAAACTACGCGGTGTTCCATCTAACGGGATGATATGTTCTTTAAAAGAACTAGGTTTACCCACTGACATAGATGGTATTCATATTTTCACCCCAGAAAATCTTACCTTGGGTAGTGATGTCCGTCCCTTGTTAGGCTTAGATGATGTCATTTTAGATGTGACTGCGACTGCTAACCGTGCTGATGCTTTATCTATGGTGGGTATCGCTAGGGAAGTAGCAGCTTTAACAGGTGGAAAGTTGTCTATTCCAGAATCTGCAAAAGTAGAAATTATCAAAGGTACAGGAAACTTAGCTTTAAAAATCTCTGAACCAGAAGCTTGTCCGGCTTATATTGGTACGGTAATAGAACAGCTAAAAATCGCTCCTTCTCCAGAATGGTTACAACAGCGGTTGCGTTCTGCTGGAGTCAGACCAATTAATAATGTAGTTGATATCACTAACTACGTTTTGTTAGAACGGGGACAACCTCTCCACGCTTTTGATCAAGAACGGTTAAAATCTGTGGCTGGAGGTGAAAAATTAACTATTGGTGTGCGCTTTGCTGATGTTGGAGAAACTCTCAAAACCTTAGATGGACAAACCCGCAATTTATCAACTCAAAATTTGTTAATCACCGCTAATAATAAAGCAGTGGCTTTAGCCGGTGTCATGGGTGGTGAAGAAACAGAAGTTCATGAAGGTACACAAAGTCTAATTTTAGAAGCGGCTTTATTTGATTCTGTAGCTATTCGTCGTTCTTCTCGGAGTGTAGGCTTAAGAAGTGAGGCTTCGGGCAGATATGAACGCGGCGTAAATCGGGCAGAATTAGAAATCGCTTGTCACCGGGCTTTATCATTAATCAGTGAATTAGCAGCAGGTGTAATTGTTCAGCAAGAAATTGCTGATAGTCGTCCTGAATCTTCTACTTGGTTCCATTCTATCGCCCTGCGTTTAGATCGAGTCAATGACGTACTCGGACCGGTTGATTTGGGAGAAGAAACAGGAGAATTGCAAGAAAAAGATGTAGAAGAAATTCTGACTGCACTAGGATGTGAGTTGGTGAACAGTGGGGAACGTACTTGGAAGGTGACTGTACCTCCCTATCGTTACCGGGACTTAGAACGGGAAATTGACTTAATTGAAGAAATTGCCCGTCTTTATGGCTATGATAAATTCTGCGATACTTTACCAGAAAAAACTGAACCTGGTTATCTATCTTTAGATCAAGAGTTACTTCGGAAGTTACGCGCTTCCCTACGGGCTGAAGGTTTAACAGAATTAATTCATTATTCTTTAGTTAAACCAGGAGAAAGTCAGCAAATAGTCTTAACAAATCCATTATTTGCCGAATATTCGGCGTTGCGAACCGATTTGATATCTGGTTTAATTGATGCCTGTCAATATAATGTAGAACAGGGAAATGGGGTGCTAAATGGGTTTGAAATTGGGCGCATTTTCTGGCGCGAAGAAGATGGTTTCCAAGAAACTGATATGCTGGCTGGGATTATTGGTGGTGATGCCTCTTTGGGTAAATGGTCAAGAGGTGGTCGTGAACAACCTATCACTTGGTTTGAAGCGAAAGGTATTTTAGAAAGCGTATTTCAAGAACTTCGGTTGCGGGTGGAATTTCAACCAGAAAACCGCGATTCTCGATTGCATCCTGGACGCACTGCTTCTTTATGGGTGGGAGGAAACAGACTGGGTACATTTGGTCAAGTTCATCCTCAATTACGAAAAGAAAAGGGTTTACCAGAAGCAGTTTATGTGTTCCAATTAAGTTTGGATGTGTTGTTGAATGAGCTGGATAATGATGATTTGCTAGTTCCCAAATTCCATTCTTATTCTACCTATCCAGTCAGCGATAGAGATATTGCCTTTTTCGCACCTGTGAAAGTCACGGTTTCGGAAATTGAAAAGGTGATTACCAAAGCTGGGAAAGGTTTATTAGATTCTGTCGAATTGTTTGATGAGTATCGCGGTGAACACGTTCCAGTCGGACAACGGAGTTTAGCCTTTCGTTTAGTCTACCGTGCCAGCGATCGCACTCTCACCGATTCTGAAGTTCAACCAGTCCACGATAAAGTCCGTAGCGCGTTAGTGGAAAAATTCGGCGTGAGTCTGAGAAGTTAG
- a CDS encoding YciI family protein, producing the protein MPKYIMWGTYCEDVLAKRDPYRQAHLDGLAKQKESGVLITIGPTKDVTKVFGIYEAEDENTVRQLVEADPYWQNGIWTEYSIKEWIQAF; encoded by the coding sequence ATGCCTAAATACATAATGTGGGGAACTTATTGCGAAGATGTATTAGCAAAACGTGACCCCTATCGTCAAGCCCATTTAGACGGATTAGCTAAACAAAAAGAATCTGGTGTTTTGATTACTATTGGACCGACTAAAGATGTCACAAAAGTTTTTGGCATTTATGAAGCCGAAGACGAAAACACCGTTCGTCAGTTAGTAGAAGCAGACCCCTATTGGCAAAACGGCATTTGGACTGAATATTCTATTAAGGAATGGATTCAAGCTTTTTAG
- a CDS encoding mannose-1-phosphate guanyltransferase, producing the protein MRAVLMAGGSGTRLRPLTCDLPKPMVPILNRPIAEHIINLLRKHNITEVIATLHYLPDVLRDYFQDGSDFGVQMTYAIEEDQPLGTAGCVKNIAELLDETFLVISGDSITDFDLTAAIAFHKQKQSKATLVLTRVPNPIEFGVVITDQEGKIQRFLEKPSTSEIFSDTVNTGTYILEPEVLEYLPEYTECDFSKDLFPLLLTRNEPIYGYVAQGYWCDVGHLDAYREAQYDALARKVKLDFPYQETSPGVWIGQNTYIDPTARIETPAVIGDNCRIGARVQIEDGTVIGDNVTIGADANLKRPIVWNGAIIGDEAQLSACVISRGTRVDRRAHVLEAAVVGSLSTVGEEAQISPGVRVWPSKKIESGAVLNINLIWGNTAQRNLFGQRGVQGLANIDISPEFAVKLGAAYGSTLKPRCKVTVSRDQRNVSRMVTRSLIAGLMSVGIDIQNLDSTAIPITRTVIPTMGVAGGIHVRVHPDRPDYILIEFMDAKGINITKAQEKKIEGAYFKEDMRRAQSHEIGDVAYPSQVIDLYCTAFEKLLNVGTLRNSRAKVVIDYVYAVSGAVLPQMLDKFGADAVVLNASLNKTSMSTTNREGLLTQLGHVVEALKANFGVQVSANGEQLILVDESGYPVRGETLTALMVDMMLTSNPRSSVVVPVHASSAVEQVARRHDGKVIRTKANPTALMEACQKNPNVVLGGSGETGFIFPHLHPGFDSMFCIAKLIEMLTIQERSLASVRAELPRVIYRNYTIRCPWTAKGALMRYLVETHPAQNLELIDGVKICQPYDDSWVLVLPDASEPMVHLFANSSDREWVDENLRNYRNRVQTFVEREQEYYAAQV; encoded by the coding sequence ATGCGTGCAGTACTGATGGCAGGGGGTTCAGGGACAAGATTACGTCCTTTAACTTGCGATTTACCAAAACCGATGGTTCCTATATTAAATCGACCCATTGCTGAACACATTATTAATCTTTTAAGAAAACATAATATTACAGAAGTAATTGCCACGTTACATTATTTACCAGATGTTCTACGGGATTACTTTCAAGACGGCAGTGATTTTGGCGTGCAGATGACTTATGCTATCGAAGAAGACCAGCCACTGGGTACAGCCGGGTGTGTAAAAAATATTGCAGAATTGCTGGATGAAACTTTTTTAGTAATTAGCGGTGATAGTATCACAGATTTTGATCTGACAGCAGCGATCGCATTTCACAAACAAAAACAGTCAAAAGCGACTTTGGTTTTAACCCGTGTTCCCAACCCGATAGAATTTGGGGTGGTGATTACTGACCAAGAAGGAAAAATACAGAGATTTTTAGAAAAACCTTCCACTAGCGAAATTTTTTCTGATACTGTCAACACTGGTACTTATATATTAGAACCTGAAGTTTTAGAATATTTACCAGAATACACAGAATGTGACTTTTCTAAAGATTTATTTCCCTTACTACTCACCAGAAATGAGCCAATTTATGGTTATGTAGCCCAAGGTTACTGGTGTGACGTGGGTCATTTGGATGCATATCGTGAAGCACAATATGACGCTTTAGCTAGAAAGGTCAAACTTGATTTTCCTTACCAAGAAACTTCGCCCGGTGTGTGGATTGGTCAAAATACCTATATTGATCCTACAGCTAGAATTGAAACTCCGGCTGTAATTGGTGACAATTGTCGGATTGGGGCGAGAGTACAAATTGAAGACGGGACTGTAATTGGTGATAATGTCACCATCGGTGCTGACGCGAATTTAAAGCGTCCCATAGTTTGGAATGGTGCAATTATTGGTGATGAAGCCCAGCTATCGGCTTGTGTAATTTCCCGTGGGACTCGTGTAGATAGACGCGCTCATGTATTAGAAGCTGCCGTAGTGGGTTCCCTTTCTACGGTGGGAGAAGAAGCCCAAATTAGCCCCGGTGTAAGGGTTTGGCCAAGTAAAAAAATTGAGTCAGGTGCAGTTTTAAATATTAACCTGATTTGGGGCAATACTGCCCAACGGAATTTATTTGGTCAACGTGGTGTACAAGGTTTAGCGAATATTGACATCAGCCCAGAATTTGCGGTGAAATTAGGTGCTGCTTATGGTTCAACATTAAAACCCCGTTGTAAAGTGACGGTTTCGCGTGACCAACGGAATGTCTCGCGGATGGTAACTCGTTCTTTAATTGCTGGTTTGATGTCTGTAGGTATTGATATTCAAAACCTCGATTCTACAGCTATTCCTATCACCCGCACAGTGATCCCGACTATGGGAGTCGCAGGGGGTATTCATGTGCGTGTACACCCTGATCGCCCTGATTATATCCTGATTGAATTCATGGATGCCAAGGGAATTAATATCACTAAAGCCCAGGAAAAGAAAATTGAGGGGGCTTATTTTAAGGAAGATATGCGGAGGGCGCAAAGTCATGAAATTGGCGATGTGGCCTATCCCAGCCAAGTAATTGACCTTTACTGCACTGCTTTTGAGAAATTGTTGAATGTGGGGACACTTCGGAACAGTCGGGCGAAAGTGGTGATTGATTATGTTTATGCTGTGTCTGGGGCGGTTTTACCGCAAATGTTAGATAAATTTGGTGCTGATGCGGTAGTGTTAAATGCGAGTTTGAATAAAACTTCAATGTCAACTACTAACCGGGAAGGACTGCTGACACAATTAGGTCATGTGGTGGAAGCACTAAAAGCTAATTTTGGTGTTCAGGTATCAGCAAATGGAGAACAACTGATTTTAGTTGATGAGTCTGGTTACCCGGTGCGGGGAGAGACACTGACAGCGCTGATGGTAGATATGATGTTGACATCTAACCCCAGAAGTTCGGTAGTTGTACCTGTACACGCTTCTAGTGCTGTAGAACAAGTAGCTCGTCGTCATGATGGTAAAGTAATTCGCACCAAAGCCAATCCGACAGCTTTGATGGAAGCTTGTCAAAAAAATCCGAATGTAGTCTTAGGTGGTAGTGGGGAGACAGGTTTTATTTTCCCCCATCTACATCCAGGATTTGACTCGATGTTCTGCATTGCTAAATTAATTGAAATGCTGACTATCCAAGAGCGATCGCTGGCATCTGTCCGCGCCGAGTTGCCTCGCGTCATTTATAGAAATTATACCATCCGCTGTCCCTGGACGGCTAAGGGGGCGCTCATGCGTTATTTGGTAGAAACTCACCCAGCCCAAAATTTGGAATTAATTGACGGGGTCAAAATTTGTCAGCCTTATGATGATAGTTGGGTGTTAGTTTTACCAGATGCGAGTGAACCAATGGTACATTTATTTGCCAATAGTAGCGATCGTGAATGGGTAGACGAAAACTTGAGAAATTATCGCAACCGCGTTCAGACATTTGTAGAAAGAGAACAGGAATATTACGCAGCGCAAGTCTAA
- a CDS encoding NAD(P)/FAD-dependent oxidoreductase gives MKEVLYLEIPTTDTVSVRRWLQVDFVPKYGDKLLTTDGFRLRNPIVSVEESLTSELSVIVWSVQRTTYLKVFRWGDKPFVNEGKIIQRLSREIRSRFPHRYPEPPAIDSQKSIFSQLEPYYPLTVKYFQKMSNGEYDLQRAYWWEQRWREGVRNPQQPRQVVFYGENREAENPHPQDDIEYDIIYIGGALGSIHAAVMAKLGYKVLLVERLPFGRMNREWNISRDEIQCLVNLGLLTNAELEIIIAREYKDGFNKFFDSNNPPHLKSAILHTPTVLNIALDSEKLLQICGEKLKAADGDIWDETEFIRAEISDTQVNVFVKHLASGNEKQVSGRLLVDAMGTASPIAWQLNGGRAFDSVCPTVGAVIEKGFEPGVWDSQYGDVLYSHGDISRGRQLIWELFPGVGEELTIYLFHYHEVNGKNPGSLLEMYEDFFTILPEYRRCDLDQLVWKKPTFGYIPGHFSVSGSDRTIAFDRLIAMGDAASLQSPLIFTGFGSLVRNLERLTTLLNTALKHDLLSFRHLNQIRAYQSNVSVTWLFSKGMMVPTGKFIPPQRVNAMLNTFFGLLADEPPEIADNFIKDRCDWFTFNRLAIKAAMKNPALLLWIWQLAGFRDLVRWLGNYFNFGRHTLVSAVLSKSLPKFLKLSETWLEPRYPSLWLKLLTINYAISAGKPLWRIDIPSRPQGARIL, from the coding sequence ATGAAAGAAGTTCTTTACTTAGAAATTCCTACGACCGATACTGTATCTGTACGTAGATGGCTACAAGTAGATTTTGTACCGAAGTATGGAGACAAATTATTGACCACAGACGGGTTTCGCTTGAGAAATCCTATTGTGTCTGTTGAGGAAAGTTTGACAAGTGAACTTTCTGTAATTGTCTGGTCAGTACAGCGAACTACTTACCTCAAGGTATTCCGGTGGGGTGATAAACCCTTTGTGAATGAAGGAAAAATTATCCAGCGGCTGAGTAGAGAAATCAGAAGCCGTTTTCCTCACAGATATCCAGAACCACCAGCAATTGATTCCCAAAAGTCGATTTTTTCACAGTTAGAACCCTATTATCCCCTAACTGTCAAGTACTTTCAGAAAATGTCTAATGGGGAATATGATCTTCAGCGTGCGTACTGGTGGGAGCAACGTTGGCGTGAAGGGGTAAGAAATCCCCAGCAGCCTCGTCAGGTGGTTTTTTATGGAGAGAACAGAGAGGCAGAAAATCCCCATCCCCAAGATGACATTGAATATGACATTATTTATATCGGTGGGGCTTTAGGGTCGATTCATGCGGCTGTGATGGCTAAATTGGGCTATAAAGTTCTGCTGGTAGAAAGATTACCCTTTGGCAGGATGAACCGGGAATGGAATATTTCCCGTGATGAAATTCAATGTTTGGTAAATTTGGGTTTGCTGACAAATGCTGAGTTAGAAATAATTATTGCCAGGGAATATAAAGACGGATTTAATAAATTTTTTGATAGTAATAATCCTCCTCATCTAAAATCAGCAATTCTACATACACCAACTGTGCTGAATATAGCTTTAGACTCCGAAAAATTGCTGCAAATCTGTGGAGAAAAACTCAAAGCTGCCGATGGTGATATTTGGGATGAAACGGAATTTATTCGGGCTGAGATCAGTGATACACAAGTTAATGTTTTCGTCAAGCATTTGGCTAGTGGGAATGAAAAGCAAGTTAGTGGGAGATTGTTAGTAGATGCAATGGGTACAGCTTCCCCTATTGCTTGGCAATTAAATGGCGGTCGGGCTTTTGATAGTGTCTGTCCGACAGTGGGAGCAGTAATTGAGAAAGGGTTTGAGCCTGGTGTGTGGGATTCTCAGTATGGAGATGTTCTTTATAGTCACGGCGATATTTCTCGTGGTAGACAGTTGATTTGGGAGTTATTTCCTGGGGTTGGCGAAGAACTGACTATTTATTTATTCCACTACCATGAAGTGAATGGGAAAAATCCCGGTTCTTTGTTGGAGATGTATGAAGACTTTTTCACAATTTTGCCAGAGTATCGCCGCTGCGATCTGGATCAGCTAGTCTGGAAAAAGCCAACATTTGGCTATATACCAGGGCATTTTAGTGTGAGTGGGAGCGATCGCACAATTGCCTTTGATAGATTAATTGCTATGGGTGATGCCGCCTCACTCCAGTCACCCCTAATCTTCACTGGTTTTGGTTCCCTAGTTCGCAACTTAGAGCGGTTAACAACACTTCTAAATACTGCCCTAAAACATGATTTACTCAGTTTCCGTCACCTAAATCAAATTCGCGCCTACCAAAGTAACGTTTCCGTAACATGGCTATTTTCCAAAGGCATGATGGTTCCCACAGGCAAATTTATCCCTCCCCAACGGGTAAACGCCATGCTTAATACCTTCTTTGGTTTATTAGCAGACGAACCTCCAGAAATAGCAGATAATTTCATTAAGGATCGTTGCGATTGGTTCACATTTAACCGATTAGCAATCAAAGCAGCCATGAAAAATCCAGCCTTGCTGCTGTGGATTTGGCAACTAGCTGGTTTTCGGGACTTAGTGCGCTGGTTAGGTAATTATTTCAACTTCGGCCGTCATACCTTAGTCAGTGCTGTACTCAGTAAATCACTCCCCAAATTCCTGAAACTCAGCGAAACTTGGCTAGAACCCCGCTATCCGTCATTGTGGTTAAAGTTGTTAACCATCAATTATGCGATTTCTGCCGGTAAACCACTCTGGCGTATTGACATACCTTCTCGTCCTCAAGGAGCGAGGATTCTTTGA
- the cimA gene encoding citramalate synthase translates to MTTNPSLQLWLYDTTLRDGTQREGLSVSIEDKLRIAHKLDQLGIPFIEGGWPGANPKDVQFFWQLQENPLKQAEVVPFCSTRRPHTKAADEPMLQAILAAGTRWVTIFGKSWDLHVTAGLKTSLEENLAMISDTIEYLRSQGRRVIYDAEHWFDGYKQNPDYALQTLTAAMTSGAEWLVLCDTNGGTLPHEVTQIVKDLVTEIGNRELLTGNREEIFSQSPITKIGIHTHNDSEMAVANALAAVMAGAKMVQGTINGYGERCGNANLCSLIPNLQLKLGYSCIGEHQLNQLTEASRFVSEVVNLAPDEHAPFVGRSAFAHKGGIHVSAVERNPLTYEHIQPELVGNQRRIVISEQSGLSNVLAQARTCGIELDKDHPQARQILQRMKELEAEGYQFEAAEASFALLMYEALKCRQQFFEVQGFQVHCDLVEVKPTTNSLATVKVAVNGKNILEAAEGNGPVAALDAALRKALVNFYPQIADFELTDYKVRILNGNTGTAAKTRALVESGNGQQRWTTIGVSTNILEASYQAVVEGLEYGLLLHFQAEKALKV, encoded by the coding sequence ATGACCACAAATCCCTCTCTCCAACTTTGGCTCTATGACACTACTCTACGAGATGGCACTCAACGGGAAGGACTATCCGTCTCCATAGAAGATAAATTACGCATTGCTCACAAACTTGATCAATTAGGGATTCCCTTCATTGAAGGTGGTTGGCCTGGAGCAAATCCCAAAGATGTACAATTTTTCTGGCAACTTCAAGAAAATCCGCTCAAACAAGCAGAAGTTGTTCCTTTTTGCTCCACTCGTCGTCCTCACACCAAGGCCGCAGATGAACCCATGCTGCAAGCGATTCTAGCTGCGGGTACTCGCTGGGTAACAATTTTTGGTAAATCTTGGGATTTACACGTTACAGCCGGACTCAAGACCAGTTTAGAAGAGAATCTAGCCATGATCAGCGACACAATTGAGTACCTACGTTCTCAAGGACGGCGTGTAATTTACGATGCTGAACATTGGTTTGATGGCTACAAGCAAAATCCTGATTATGCTTTACAAACATTAACAGCAGCAATGACATCAGGTGCTGAATGGTTGGTTTTGTGTGATACCAATGGCGGAACTTTACCTCATGAAGTTACGCAAATTGTTAAAGATCTAGTTACAGAAATCGGGAACAGGGAACTCTTAACAGGGAATAGGGAAGAAATTTTTTCCCAATCACCAATCACCAAAATTGGCATACATACTCATAACGATTCAGAAATGGCTGTTGCTAACGCTTTAGCAGCAGTTATGGCTGGAGCAAAGATGGTACAAGGGACAATCAACGGTTATGGGGAACGCTGTGGTAATGCTAATTTGTGTTCTCTGATTCCTAATTTACAGCTAAAGCTTGGTTATAGCTGTATCGGTGAACACCAGCTAAATCAACTTACAGAAGCCAGTCGCTTTGTTAGCGAAGTTGTCAATCTCGCACCTGATGAACACGCGCCTTTTGTTGGTCGTTCGGCCTTTGCTCATAAAGGTGGTATTCATGTATCTGCGGTGGAACGTAACCCTTTAACCTATGAACATATTCAGCCGGAACTGGTGGGAAACCAACGTCGCATTGTTATTTCTGAACAGTCTGGTTTAAGTAATGTTTTAGCTCAAGCCCGAACTTGTGGGATTGAATTAGATAAGGATCATCCTCAAGCTAGACAAATTCTCCAACGCATGAAGGAATTGGAAGCTGAAGGATATCAATTTGAAGCCGCAGAAGCTAGTTTTGCTCTGTTGATGTATGAGGCTTTAAAATGTCGTCAACAGTTTTTTGAAGTTCAAGGTTTCCAAGTACATTGTGATTTAGTGGAAGTGAAACCAACTACTAATTCTCTAGCAACGGTGAAAGTAGCTGTAAATGGGAAAAACATTCTTGAAGCAGCGGAAGGTAATGGACCGGTTGCAGCTTTAGATGCTGCTTTGCGTAAAGCTTTGGTGAACTTTTATCCCCAAATTGCCGACTTTGAGTTGACTGATTATAAAGTCAGAATTCTGAATGGAAATACAGGAACTGCCGCAAAAACTCGCGCCTTAGTAGAATCGGGTAATGGTCAACAACGTTGGACTACTATAGGAGTTTCTACAAATATTTTGGAAGCTTCCTATCAAGCTGTGGTTGAAGGTTTGGAATATGGTTTGTTGTTACATTTTCAAGCTGAAAAGGCTTTGAAGGTGTAG
- a CDS encoding 2Fe-2S iron-sulfur cluster-binding protein, with translation MPKVLAQGKTVECVVQANLRKVLLDNGVDLYNGGSQVINCRGLGSCGTCAVKVEGEVSVANWRDQTRRSLPPHSPTTDLRLACQTQVLGDVRVTKFDGFWGQGSQLVWTPES, from the coding sequence ATGCCCAAGGTACTAGCTCAAGGTAAAACCGTTGAGTGTGTTGTCCAAGCCAATTTACGCAAGGTTCTGTTAGACAATGGTGTTGACCTCTACAACGGCGGTTCTCAGGTCATTAACTGTCGGGGACTTGGCAGTTGTGGTACTTGTGCGGTTAAGGTAGAAGGCGAAGTATCCGTAGCGAATTGGCGTGATCAAACACGGCGTTCGCTTCCTCCCCATTCTCCCACAACTGATTTGCGTTTAGCTTGTCAAACTCAGGTTTTGGGTGATGTAAGAGTCACAAAATTTGATGGATTTTGGGGTCAAGGTTCTCAATTAGTTTGGACACCAGAAAGTTAA